One genomic window of Providencia hangzhouensis includes the following:
- a CDS encoding CidA/LrgA family protein, with amino-acid sequence MSFKQVLITGWQYLRAFAILYLCLIIGNLISTLLPFSIPGSIVGMLILFILLALQIIPAKWAQPGCSILLKNMTILFVPIGVGIMNYYELLSQQMVPIIVSCVVSTLIVMVVVAISSNYIHKERPVVGAQPDDVPLPPEDPISSVINNDKTKGNE; translated from the coding sequence ATGTCATTTAAACAGGTACTGATAACGGGATGGCAATATTTGCGAGCTTTCGCAATACTCTACCTTTGCCTGATTATTGGAAACCTTATCTCAACACTACTTCCATTCTCCATCCCTGGCAGCATTGTCGGCATGTTAATTTTATTCATATTGCTTGCGTTACAAATTATCCCCGCGAAGTGGGCACAACCCGGTTGCAGCATTTTGTTGAAAAATATGACCATCCTGTTTGTTCCTATTGGTGTTGGCATAATGAATTACTATGAATTACTCAGCCAACAAATGGTTCCTATCATCGTTTCCTGTGTAGTTAGTACCTTAATCGTTATGGTGGTTGTCGCCATCAGTTCCAACTATATTCATAAGGAACGCCCTGTCGTTGGGGCTCAACCTGATGACGTTCCTTTACCCCCCGAAGACCCAATTTCTTCGGTCATTAATAATGATAAAACTAAGGGGAATGAATAA